The nucleotide sequence ATAATGATGGCCAGGCTGTCTCCACCCGAGACTCAGTGAAATTGAAATCGCCGTGAAGATGCGGTGTACCCGCGGCTAGACGGAAAGACCCCGTGAACCTTTACTATAGCTTGACACTGAACATTGAATTTTGATGTGTAGGATAGGTGGGAGCCTTTGAAGATGACACGCCAGTGTTGTTGGAGGCGTCCTTGAAATACCACCCTTTAACGTTTGATGTTCTAACGAAGTACTCGGAACGAGTACTCGGACAGTGTCTGGTGGGTAGTTTGACTGGGGCGGTCTCCTCCCAAAGAGTAACGGAGGAGCACGAAGGTTTGCTAATGACGGTCGGACATCGTCAGGTTAGTGCAATGGTAGAAGCAAGCTTAACTGCGAGACAGACAAGTCGAGCAGGTGCGAAAGCAGGTCATAGTGATCCGGTGGTTCTGAATGGAAGGGCCATCGCTCAACGGATAAAAGGTACTCCGGGGATAACAGGCTGATACCGCCCAAGAGTTCATATCGACGGCGGTGTTTGGCACCTCGATGTCGGCTCATCACATCCTGGGGCTGAAGTAGGTCCCAAGGGTATGGCTGTTCGCCATTTAAAGTGGTACGCGAGCTGGGTTTAGAACGTCGTGAGACAGTTCGGTCCCTATCTGCCGTGGGCGTTGGAGAATTGGTTGGGGCTGCTCCTAGTACGAGAGGACCGGAGTGGACGCACCGCTGGTGTTTCGGTTGTGTCGCCAGACGCATTGCCGAGTAGCTATGTGCGGAAGAGATAAGTGCTGAAAGCATCTAAGCACGAAACTTGCCAAGAGATGAGTTCTCCCAGTCTATAAGACTGTAAGGGTTGTTGGAGACTACGACGTAGATAGGCGTGGTGTGTAAGCGTTGCGAGACGTTGAGCTAACACGTACTAATTGCCCGAGAGGCTTAACTATACAACGCTCAAGTGTTTTTATGAGAAAGAAGAAAACACAAGTGGAGAAACTAAACGCATAAAGAAAAAAATACACTCAGAATAATCAGCTTGTTTTTGAATTTTGACCCAATTATCCCGATGACCATAGTGCTGTGGTTCTACCTGATTCCATACCGAACTCAGAAGTAAAACGCAGTAACGTCGATGGTAGTGTGGTGATTCGCCATGTGAGAGTAGAGCATCATCGGGTTTTATTTCCTTAGTTTTCTTAATGAAGAGATAAAGAGAATTAAGGAAATAACCGAATTTGATTGATAACCATAGTGCTGTGGTTCTACCTGACTCCATACCGAACTCAGAAGTAAAACGCAGTAACGCCGATGGTAGTGTGGTGATTCGCCATGTGAGAGTAGGGCATTATCAATCTAAGAATTTAGCGGAGCGGTAGTTCAGCTGGTTAGAATACCTGCCTGTCACGCAGGGGGTCGCGGGTTCGAGTCCCGTCCGTTCCGCCAATTATTTAGAGCGAGTTTATACTCGCTGTTTTCGTAAGTAATACATTATCAATAGGGGCGTAGTTCAATTGGTAGAGCACCGGTCTCCAAAACCGGGTGTTGGGAGTTCGAGCCTCTCCGCCCCTGCCATCATTTAGAAAGCCGATTAGAATTAATCGGCTTTTTTTCCTTATATAATCAGAATTCTCATCCATAGTATTTAATCTTCCATTGCTTTTCTTTACCTATTTAGCTAATATGCAACCTTAATCCGTAGTTAGAATACTTAATATGTTAAGTTTTAACTGTTTTTTCACTCTAATAAGGATCATTTCAATGAATAAACTTATTGCCTCTTTGGTGGCGTCAAGCTGTGCGACCGCTTTTGCTGCCCCTGTTCAACACAACAATTTCCACACCAACACTCACAATTACGAATTTACCCAATCTTATGATTTAGTGGTGCCGCAAGGCTCAAGCGGAACAACAAATTTATGGATTCCGTTGCCGTCTGATACGCCTTATCAAACGGTGAAATCCATTGAATTTGAGGGAAGTTACAAAACCGCCTACATCACCGAGAACAACGCTTATGGAGCGAAAACTCTGTTTGCGACTTGGGATAAAGACGCTCCAAAACGAGATATGAAAGTGAAATTGGTGATCGAAACCCGAGATCGTGAGCCGATGGCTCGAGGGGCATTAAAAGATTACCAAATGCCGGAAAAAATCATCTATTCTGTTGATGTGTTGGAATACTTAAAACCAACCGCTCACATTAAAACAGACGGCATTGTGAAAGAGTACGCCGACAAAATTGTGGGTAACGAGAAAAATCCACTGAAAAAAGCGGAACTTATCCACAACTGGATAGTGGAGAATATGGAGCGTGATAACTCGGTACTCGGTTGCGGCGATGGCGATGTGGAGAAAATCCTCACCACCAAAGTGCTCAAAGGTAAATGTACTGACATCAACTCGGTCTTTGTGGCTCTGGCTCGAGCCTCTGATATTCCGGCTCGTGAAGTATTCGGCATTCGCTTAGGTAAGGCGGATAAAATGAGCCAATATTCCCAAACCGCATTTGGTAGCTCAAAAGACGGCATCGCTAACGAAAACAGCGGACAACACTGCCGTGCGGAATTCTATTTAGCCGGTTTCGGTTGGGTACCGGTAGATTCTGCCGATGTCGCCAAAATGCGTTTAGCGGAGAAAAAAGAGGTGGCAGATCCAGACGTTCAAGCGGTGTCGAAATACTTATTCGGCAACTGGGAAATGAACTGGGTAGGCTTCAACCACGGTCGTGATTTCGATTTATATCCACAACCGGAACTTACTCCGCTCAACAACTTCGGCTATCCGTATGCAGAAGTGGGCGGCGATCCGCTAAACTCCTTTGATGCGAAAGAATTTGGTTATGAGCTCATCTCTAAAGAACTATAACAACAAATTCATCACGATGTGTGTGACCGCAGTGGTAACTGCGGTCAGTTCAACCTTGTGTTGCATCGCACCATTGGTTTATTTGCTGTTCGGCGTTTCCTCGCCTTGGCTGATGGAATTAAGCCAACTCGAATTTTTGCAAATTCCGATGCTAATCCTATCGCTTGCGGCGTTCGGTTACGGTTTTTGGTTGTTGAATTTTTCTAAAAAAATTATCTGTACCAAATATTTTTCCCGCAAAACCTTGGTGATTTTGTATTGGATTGTGTTTGTGGTAGTAATGTTCTTTTTAACTTACCCCTACGTTTTGCCGTACATTTTGGAAATGTGGGGCGGAGAATAAAATGAAAAAATATATCGCTAGCCTGTTGTTGGCTTTTGGGTTGATGAATCCAACTTACGCACAAGAAAAAACTGCCCAACCGGACACGCAGCAAGCAGAAAAAACGGTTGTACTCCACATTCCTGAAATGCACTGCCAACTTTGCGTTTACTTGGTAAATAAAGAACTGCGAGCGGTGGAGGGCGTGATTTCCACCAAAGCTTCAATGAAAGAACGCAAAGCCACCGTGGTGGCAAAAGCCGATGTGGATAACCAAAAGCTGATACAAGCGGTTGGAAATCTTAAATATTCTGCAAAAGTGATGTAATTGAAAGTCGGGGTTCCCGACTTTTTGTTTTTCAGATTAGCTTAAATTTTGAGAAATTGCTAAAATTCGCCTAATTGCAAAAAATCAGCGGATTTCGACCGCTTGTGAGGAAAAAATGAATCATTTAGACAGTGCAAAAGAGACGTTAAACCTTTATGCTCAGCAAATTATCACGCTAAATCATCGCCTCTCTGAAGAATTTAATGAAGTAGTGGAAATGATGCTGGCTTGTCAAGGGCGAGTAGTTGTAGGAGGTATAGGAAAATCAGGATTGGTGGGGAAAAAGATGGTGGCAACTTTCGCCTCAACCGGTACGCCAAGCTTTTTCTTGCATCCGACCGAAGCTTTCCATGGCGATTTAGGAATGCTCAAGCCGATTGATATGGTCATTTTAATTTCCAATAGCGGTGAAACAGATGATGTGAATAAGCTGATTCCAAGTCTGAAAAATTTTGGTAACAAAATTATTGCGATGACGGGTAACCCCTATTCCACGCTTGGGCGAAATGCGGATGTAATTTTAAATATCGGCGTAGAGCGTGAAGCTTGCTTGAACAATCTTGCTCCAACCAGTTCGACGTTGGTTACAATGGCATTAGGTGATGCGTTGGCGATTGCATTGATGAAAGCCCGTGATTTCCGCCCTGAGGATTTTGCCCGCTTCCATCCAGGCGGTAGCCTTGGTCGCCGCTTACTCAATCGAGTGCGAGATGTGATGGTGCGAAACCTGCCGATTGCTCATCTTGATACCCCATTTACGGAATGCTTATCTGTGATGAATGAAGGCAGAATGGGCGTTGCAGTCATCATGCTCGAGGGAAAATTGGAAGGGATTATTACCGATGGCGATATCCGCCGAACTTTAGCTAAATACGGTGCGGAAAGCCTAAGCAAAACCGCAGGAGAAATTATGACCCGCAATCCAAAAACTATTAATGATTCCGTATTCTTAGTTAAAGCGGAAGATTTAATGAAGGAGCTTAGAATTCACTCGCTTATTGCAGTTGATGACAACGGTAAGGTTACCGGCTTGATAGAGTTCTCGAGCTAATTTTGTAGGGATGTACTGTGTAAGCCTATTTACAAGCGGTTATTTTTTATAAAAATTTTACGAAAGAAATATATTATTAGATGTAGGTAGTGTGTACTTATGATTAAAACCAAACAAATTTTGTTTGGTTTTTTTGTGTCAAAATTAAAAATGTGATCAAGATCACATTTTAAAATTATACCTAAAAGAAATAATGTGATCTAGTTCACATTTTTGAGAGAAATATTTTTGTAACTTTTTAAAATAGTGCTATTTTGCACACGATTTATTCAATCCTGATTTTCTCTCCTTTTCGAGGTTCTTATGTCTAATTTAAAAGTGAAAGTTCAAGGCTTTGGACGCTTTCTCTCTAATATGGTGATGCCAAACATCGGTGCATTTATTGCTTGGGGTTTCATCACGGCGTTATTTATTCCAACCGGTTGGTTGCCAAACGAGACTTTTGCGAAACTCGTTGGTCCGATGATTCAATATTTGCTGCCACTGTTAATCGGCTATAGTGGCGGTAAATTAGTCGGCGGCGAGCGTGGTGCAGTTGTGGGGGCAATTACTACAATGGGTATCATCGTCGGTACTGATATTCCAATGTTCTTAGGTGCAATGATTGTTGGTCCATTAGGCGGCTGGGCAATCAAAACTTTCGATAAAGCTATTGATGGCAAAGTGAAAAGCGGTTTTGAGATGTTGGTAAACAACTTCTCGGTTGGTATTATCGGTATGATTTTAGCGATGCTTTCATTTGCGTTCATCGGTGGAGTGGTAACTCAAATCTCGGCTGCGTTAGGTGCAGGCGTAGGTGCATTGGTTGAAGCAGGTTTATTACCATTAACCTCAATCATTGTTGAACCGGCAAAAATCCTATTCTTAAACAATGCGATCAACCACGGTGTATTCACCCCACTTGGTACAGCACAAGCACAAGAAGTGGGGAAATCTATCCTGTTCTTAATCGAAGCGAATCCGGGTCCGGGTTTTGGTGTCTTACTTGCTTATATGTTCTTTGGTCGTGGTACAGCAAAACAAACTGCCGGTAGTGCGTCAATTATTCACTTCTTAGGTGGTATCCACGAAATTTACTTCCCGTATGTGTTAATGAGCCCACGTTTAATCTTAGCTGTGATCGCAGGTGGTGCAACAGGCGTTTTAACTAACTCATTATTAGGCGGCGGCTTAATCGCACCGGCTTCTCCAGGTTCTATTTTCGCAATCCTTGCGATGACTGCACCGGGTGCACATTTTGCGGTAATTGCTTCTGTTGTGGTTTCTTGTGCGGTAACTTTTGCGATTGCTTCAGTATTACTTAAAACTCAAAAAGGTGAAGTGTCATTAGAAGATGCTCAATCTCAAATGCAATCAATGAAAGCGGAGAGCAAAGGTGTTGCGGTAGCTGTGGTAAACGGCAATATCCGTAAAATCTATGTAGCGTGTGATGCTGGTATGGGCTCAAGTGCTATGGGTGCAAGTATGCTGCGTAAAAAAGTACAGGCGGCAGGCTTAAACATCGAAGTGCAAAACTTAGCGATTAATGACTTACCGCAAGATGCACAATTAGTTATTACCCATAAAGACTTAACTGCTCGTGCACAAAAACGAGTGGCTTCAGCTCAACACTTATCTTTAACCAATTTCTTAGACAGTGCGTTCTATGACAGCTTAGTAGCGAAATTAGGCGATGAAGTTGCTCCGCAAGTGGTTCAAAATTCACAAAATTTTGCAAATCCGGTTGTGGTTGAAGGAGCACAAGAAGAAGGCTTAAAACTTCAAGCATCGCAAGTGTTCTTAGGTTTAACGGCAAACAGCAAAGAAGAAGCTATCCGCTTTGCTGGTGAACAATTAATGAAAGCAGGCTTTGTGCAACCAAGTTATGTTGATGCAATGTTCGCTCGTGAACAACTGGTTTCAACTTACTTAGGTGAAGGTTTAGCCGTTCCACACGGTACAGCGGATGCGAAAGATAGCGTACTCAAAACCGGTATCGTGGTTTGCCAATACCCGAACGGTGTTCGTTTCACCGATGAAGAAGACGGTGTTGCAAAATTAGTAATAGGTATTGCAGCGAAAGGCAACGACCACATTCAGATTTTAAGTGCGATTACCAACGCTTTAGATGATGAACAAGCAATGCAAACTTTAACGCAAACTCAAAATGTAGATGAAGTATTAGCGTTATTGGCTAAATAATATTATGGGGCGACTTTCGCCCCTTTGTCTTTATATTAATTTTTCGGAGAACAAATTATGAACGCACTCCATTTCGGTGCAGGCAATATCGGACGTGGCTTTATCGGTAAATTATTAGCAGATAGCGGCGTGTTCGTTACTTTTGCTGATATTAACCAAACTCAAATTGACCAAATCAACCAAAACAAACAATATGGCGTGAAAATTGTAGGCGATGCCAGCCGTGTTGAAATGGTTAAAAATATTGCGGCGATCAATTCTAAAGATGAAGCGGCAGTTATCGAACAAGTTAAAACAGTTGATTTAATTACCACTGCCGTTGGTCCAAACGTATTAGGCTTTATTGCTCCACTTTTTGCAAAAGCATTAGTCGCTCGTGTAGAAAGCGGTAATACTCAACCATTAAACATTATTGCCTGTGAAAATATGGTGCGTGGTACAACGTTCTTTAAAGGCAAAATTTTTGAAAACTTAACTGCTGAGCAACAAGCAGAAGTGGAAAAATCAGTCGGTTTTGTGGATTCTGCGGTAGATAGAATTGTGCCACCGGCAGAGCTAAACGAAAACGATCCGCTTGAAGTAACGGTTGAAGAATTTAGTGAATGGATTGTGGATAAAACTCAATTTAAAGGCTCAATTCCAGATATTAAAGGAATGGAATTAACCGATAACCTAATGGCATTTGTGGAGCGTAAATTATTTACGCTTAACACAGGGCATTTAATTTGTGCTTATTTAGGCAAACAATCTGGTGTGCAATGGATCAAAGAAGCAATCGCAATTGATGAAATCAAAGCCCAAGTTAAAGCCACAATGGAAGAGAGCGGTGCGGTATTAATTAAACGTTATGGTTTTGATGAGGCAGCCCACGCAGCCTACATTGAAAAAATCCTCAAACGTTTCGCCAACCCATACTTAAACGATGATGTGAACCGTGTAGGTCGTGAGCCAATCCGTAAGCTCAGCCCGAATGATCGTTTAATTAAGCCACTTTCAGGCACATTAGAATATGGTTTACCACACAGCAATTTAGTGAATGGCGTGGTAATGGCGTTGCAATATCGTAATGAAGAAGACCCACAAGCGGTCGAATTAAGCCAATTTATTGCAAATCACGGTGTAGCCGCAGCAGTTGAGAAATACACAGGTTTAACCGACCAAGCGGTGATTGCGAAAGTTGTTGAGTTATATCAGTAAGCCTGGTAAACACCGTGGACTATATAGATAAACTGAGTGAGGAAGCCACGTTAAGAGGCTTTCTCGCCACCTCAAATCAACTGTTTTCCAAAGCGGTGGAACAGTTGATTGAGCGTGTATTTCGCAAAACGGATTTTGCATTAAAATCAGTAGTGGATTCCTTGTTTGAACATCAAGGTCCGCTGGCTGATCTTTCTGTTCGCTTAAAAGTTTTACTTGGATTAGGTGTGATTTCTCCCAAAGTGTTTGAAGATATTTCACTTTTTCTTGAAGTGAAGTCCCATTTAAGCGAAGAGGAAGAAGATTTCCCTTTCTCCCACCCTGCGGTGATGCAATTTGCCAAAGATTTAAACCACGTCGATTTTTTGCCGATTAACGAATTGCTGAATGTAAAAGCAACAAAAGGCAATAAAGATTCAATGCTGTTCCAAATGCAGCAAATGCGGTTAGAAAAGATTGTGCGTTCCAGTTTGATTTTGGCGGTTACCGAAATTGATGAACAGCTAAATGTGGAAAGCCCGTTATAATCGGTAAGGGCGTATGGTATGTGTCCATTTACAAGCGGTTAGATTTTGCTAAAATTTTACAAATATAAATAATAGATACACCCAATGTATTTCTATTTAAATTCCCTCTCTTTTTGATCTTCTCGACTTTTTTATTTCCCTAAAGCGGTGTAATCTATCTCTAACTATTTTGGAGGATATGACTATGCAATCGCTTCTTGCTTTCGTGCCTGATTTTTTACAGCAACCGCTCTTTTGGGTAATGGCGTTACTGGTATTTGCCATTTGGCAATTTATCCAAAACAAATTACGGATGGATGTTGTCGCCTTAATCGTAATGCTCTTTTTTAGCCTAACGGGCATTTTATCGGTAAAAGAGGTACTGGCAGGGTTAAGTGATCCAAACGTGGTGCTGATTGCTCTCCTTTTTATTGTGGGAGAAGGTTTAGTACGAACAGGGGTGGCAAACCAAGTAAGTGATTGGCTGATGCGTGTTTCGGGAGCAAGTGAAACAAAGGTATTGGTGCTATTAATGCTTTCCATCGCAGGGCTTGGATCTTTTATGAGTTCTACCGGCATTGTGGCGATTTTTATTCCTGTGGTATTAGCAATTTGTGCCGGAATGGGAATTTCCCCCCGTCGTTTAATGATGCCGTTGAGTGTTGCAGGTTTGATCAGCGGTATGATGACCCTAATTGCCACGCCTCCCAATCTTGTTGCTCATTCCGAATTAGTAAAATCGGGCTTTGAAGGCTTTAGTTTCTTTAGCTTTACGCCGATTGGCTTAATCATTTTAGTGCTAGGCATCGGCTATATGCTGGTTGCCCGCCGTTGGTTAGATAATGGTGAACAGCGTGAGGAGCTAAACTCAGCTAAACATTTTTCGATGTCTCACTTAATTGAAGAATACCAACTACGTGGCAGAGCCAAAATGCTATTAGTTGAGCCTGATTCTATCTGTGTCGGCAAAACCATTGGGCAACTAGATTTACGCATTGTGCACGGCTTGAACATTGTCGCCATTCAACGTAATAAACATTTCAGAACCATCACGATAAATGCTTCTGTAAATGAAGTGTTTCAGCCCAAAGATATTTTGTTACTCGATACCGCCTTAGACGATGAAACCTATCAACAACGCTGCGAGGAGCTTAAGCTTCGCCCGATTGAACTAAAAGGCGAGTTTTTCTCAACCCATTATCGCTCGGTAGGTATGGCGGAAATTTCAGTAATGCCTGAGGCTGAATGTATCGGCAAAACCATTCGAGAGTTAAAGTTTCGCTCAAGATATCATTTAAGTATTGTCGGTTTAAAACGGGGTGGTGAAATCATACAAGATGAATTGCTTGATACGCCGTTGAGATTTGGGGATTTGTTATTAGTAATGGGGGTTTGGCAGCAAATTCACCGAATGGATGGTGATCACCGTGATTTCTTCTTGCTAAGAGCCCCAACAGAAAGCAAAAATGCACCGCCGGCTCTAAGCCAAGCACCGCACGCTCTTTTTTCTGTATTCACAATGGTGGTACTGATGATTACAGGCATTGTACCGAATGTGATGGCGGCACTAATTGCTTGTTTGATGCTAGGTAAATTCCGCTGTGTTGATGTAAAAAGTGCCTATGATTCCATTCATATGCCAAGCATTATTTTAATTGTGGGTATGATGCCGTTTTCTATCGCCTTACAAAAAACAGGTGGGGTAGATTTAACCGTCCGCCTTTTACTTGATGTGATGCAGGGTTTAGACGTGCATTTTGTCTTGATCGTATTATTTGTTTTTACGGCAATTCTAAGTGCCTTTATTTCCAACACCGCAACGGCAATTTTGGTGATGCCGATTGCGATTGCTATCGCTAACCAATTAGGCTACTCAGC is from Mannheimia varigena and encodes:
- a CDS encoding transglutaminase-like domain-containing protein is translated as MNKLIASLVASSCATAFAAPVQHNNFHTNTHNYEFTQSYDLVVPQGSSGTTNLWIPLPSDTPYQTVKSIEFEGSYKTAYITENNAYGAKTLFATWDKDAPKRDMKVKLVIETRDREPMARGALKDYQMPEKIIYSVDVLEYLKPTAHIKTDGIVKEYADKIVGNEKNPLKKAELIHNWIVENMERDNSVLGCGDGDVEKILTTKVLKGKCTDINSVFVALARASDIPAREVFGIRLGKADKMSQYSQTAFGSSKDGIANENSGQHCRAEFYLAGFGWVPVDSADVAKMRLAEKKEVADPDVQAVSKYLFGNWEMNWVGFNHGRDFDLYPQPELTPLNNFGYPYAEVGGDPLNSFDAKEFGYELISKEL
- a CDS encoding mercuric transporter MerT family protein yields the protein MSSSLKNYNNKFITMCVTAVVTAVSSTLCCIAPLVYLLFGVSSPWLMELSQLEFLQIPMLILSLAAFGYGFWLLNFSKKIICTKYFSRKTLVILYWIVFVVVMFFLTYPYVLPYILEMWGGE
- a CDS encoding heavy-metal-associated domain-containing protein, producing the protein MKKYIASLLLAFGLMNPTYAQEKTAQPDTQQAEKTVVLHIPEMHCQLCVYLVNKELRAVEGVISTKASMKERKATVVAKADVDNQKLIQAVGNLKYSAKVM
- a CDS encoding KpsF/GutQ family sugar-phosphate isomerase; its protein translation is MNHLDSAKETLNLYAQQIITLNHRLSEEFNEVVEMMLACQGRVVVGGIGKSGLVGKKMVATFASTGTPSFFLHPTEAFHGDLGMLKPIDMVILISNSGETDDVNKLIPSLKNFGNKIIAMTGNPYSTLGRNADVILNIGVEREACLNNLAPTSSTLVTMALGDALAIALMKARDFRPEDFARFHPGGSLGRRLLNRVRDVMVRNLPIAHLDTPFTECLSVMNEGRMGVAVIMLEGKLEGIITDGDIRRTLAKYGAESLSKTAGEIMTRNPKTINDSVFLVKAEDLMKELRIHSLIAVDDNGKVTGLIEFSS
- a CDS encoding PTS mannitol transporter subunit IICBA gives rise to the protein MSNLKVKVQGFGRFLSNMVMPNIGAFIAWGFITALFIPTGWLPNETFAKLVGPMIQYLLPLLIGYSGGKLVGGERGAVVGAITTMGIIVGTDIPMFLGAMIVGPLGGWAIKTFDKAIDGKVKSGFEMLVNNFSVGIIGMILAMLSFAFIGGVVTQISAALGAGVGALVEAGLLPLTSIIVEPAKILFLNNAINHGVFTPLGTAQAQEVGKSILFLIEANPGPGFGVLLAYMFFGRGTAKQTAGSASIIHFLGGIHEIYFPYVLMSPRLILAVIAGGATGVLTNSLLGGGLIAPASPGSIFAILAMTAPGAHFAVIASVVVSCAVTFAIASVLLKTQKGEVSLEDAQSQMQSMKAESKGVAVAVVNGNIRKIYVACDAGMGSSAMGASMLRKKVQAAGLNIEVQNLAINDLPQDAQLVITHKDLTARAQKRVASAQHLSLTNFLDSAFYDSLVAKLGDEVAPQVVQNSQNFANPVVVEGAQEEGLKLQASQVFLGLTANSKEEAIRFAGEQLMKAGFVQPSYVDAMFAREQLVSTYLGEGLAVPHGTADAKDSVLKTGIVVCQYPNGVRFTDEEDGVAKLVIGIAAKGNDHIQILSAITNALDDEQAMQTLTQTQNVDEVLALLAK
- a CDS encoding mannitol-1-phosphate 5-dehydrogenase; this encodes MNALHFGAGNIGRGFIGKLLADSGVFVTFADINQTQIDQINQNKQYGVKIVGDASRVEMVKNIAAINSKDEAAVIEQVKTVDLITTAVGPNVLGFIAPLFAKALVARVESGNTQPLNIIACENMVRGTTFFKGKIFENLTAEQQAEVEKSVGFVDSAVDRIVPPAELNENDPLEVTVEEFSEWIVDKTQFKGSIPDIKGMELTDNLMAFVERKLFTLNTGHLICAYLGKQSGVQWIKEAIAIDEIKAQVKATMEESGAVLIKRYGFDEAAHAAYIEKILKRFANPYLNDDVNRVGREPIRKLSPNDRLIKPLSGTLEYGLPHSNLVNGVVMALQYRNEEDPQAVELSQFIANHGVAAAVEKYTGLTDQAVIAKVVELYQ
- a CDS encoding MltR family transcriptional regulator, which codes for MDYIDKLSEEATLRGFLATSNQLFSKAVEQLIERVFRKTDFALKSVVDSLFEHQGPLADLSVRLKVLLGLGVISPKVFEDISLFLEVKSHLSEEEEDFPFSHPAVMQFAKDLNHVDFLPINELLNVKATKGNKDSMLFQMQQMRLEKIVRSSLILAVTEIDEQLNVESPL
- a CDS encoding SLC13 family permease, translated to MQSLLAFVPDFLQQPLFWVMALLVFAIWQFIQNKLRMDVVALIVMLFFSLTGILSVKEVLAGLSDPNVVLIALLFIVGEGLVRTGVANQVSDWLMRVSGASETKVLVLLMLSIAGLGSFMSSTGIVAIFIPVVLAICAGMGISPRRLMMPLSVAGLISGMMTLIATPPNLVAHSELVKSGFEGFSFFSFTPIGLIILVLGIGYMLVARRWLDNGEQREELNSAKHFSMSHLIEEYQLRGRAKMLLVEPDSICVGKTIGQLDLRIVHGLNIVAIQRNKHFRTITINASVNEVFQPKDILLLDTALDDETYQQRCEELKLRPIELKGEFFSTHYRSVGMAEISVMPEAECIGKTIRELKFRSRYHLSIVGLKRGGEIIQDELLDTPLRFGDLLLVMGVWQQIHRMDGDHRDFFLLRAPTESKNAPPALSQAPHALFSVFTMVVLMITGIVPNVMAALIACLMLGKFRCVDVKSAYDSIHMPSIILIVGMMPFSIALQKTGGVDLTVRLLLDVMQGLDVHFVLIVLFVFTAILSAFISNTATAILVMPIAIAIANQLGYSAAPFAMIVAVSASAAFMTPVSSPVNTMVLAPAGYKFVDFVKVGVPFTVLVMLVSVFVIPLLFPL